One genomic segment of Natrinema sp. HArc-T2 includes these proteins:
- a CDS encoding helix-turn-helix domain-containing protein — protein sequence MTESNPRSWREDMSGRERIRYVVELLEEPTPVQEIADRANVSRATADDELQRLQSDDWVTETTVNGTKAYDLNPVRMLFDEVTNLIEKHSRDELESQLTDLKQEQEELADEYAVQSLNEFREQFAADELSADELRERRNVIATWESINTELGLVKHALQLYGDVVELSSPKTDSHSALV from the coding sequence ATGACCGAATCAAATCCAAGGTCGTGGAGGGAAGACATGAGTGGCCGTGAGCGTATCCGGTACGTCGTAGAATTATTGGAGGAGCCTACGCCAGTGCAGGAAATTGCAGACCGGGCGAATGTTTCACGCGCAACAGCCGACGATGAACTCCAGCGACTGCAGAGCGATGACTGGGTTACAGAGACGACTGTCAATGGAACAAAAGCGTATGATCTGAATCCCGTTCGGATGCTCTTCGATGAGGTCACCAATCTGATCGAGAAGCATTCACGCGACGAACTGGAGAGCCAACTCACAGATTTGAAACAAGAGCAGGAAGAGTTGGCAGACGAGTATGCCGTCCAGTCACTCAACGAGTTTCGGGAGCAATTCGCTGCAGACGAACTCTCAGCCGACGAGCTTCGTGAACGCCGCAACGTGATCGCGACGTGGGAGTCGATCAACACAGAACTCGGGCTCGTGAAGCATGCATTGCAGTTATATGGTGATGTGGTTGAACTCTCCTCACCCAAAACAGACTCACACTCGGCACTCGTCTAA